One stretch of Saccharopolyspora erythraea DNA includes these proteins:
- a CDS encoding GTP-binding protein yields MGFAGSDPRSQVNNHGGNKTSTKIVVAGGFGVGKTTFVGSVSEIVPLTTEAVMTEASVGVDDLTATPGKVTTTVAMDFGRVSLDSDLILYLFGTPGQHRFWFMWDDLVRGAIGAVVLVDTRRLADAFASIDFFDDRGLPYVVAVNTFDGVLHHRMEDVREALTIADSVPMITVDARNRESTKQALIKLVEHAMRQRMAAART; encoded by the coding sequence GTGGGCTTCGCAGGCTCTGATCCCCGCTCGCAGGTGAACAACCACGGCGGCAACAAGACCTCGACCAAGATCGTGGTCGCCGGTGGTTTCGGGGTTGGCAAGACGACCTTCGTCGGCTCGGTCTCCGAGATCGTGCCGCTCACCACCGAGGCGGTGATGACCGAGGCGAGCGTCGGGGTCGACGACCTCACGGCGACGCCGGGCAAGGTCACCACCACGGTGGCCATGGACTTCGGCCGGGTGTCGCTGGACTCGGACCTGATCCTGTACCTGTTCGGCACGCCCGGCCAGCACCGGTTCTGGTTCATGTGGGACGACCTGGTGCGCGGCGCCATCGGCGCGGTGGTGCTCGTCGACACCCGCAGGCTGGCCGACGCCTTCGCCTCGATCGACTTCTTCGACGACCGGGGCCTGCCCTACGTGGTCGCGGTGAACACCTTCGACGGCGTGCTGCACCACCGCATGGAGGATGTGCGGGAGGCGCTGACCATCGCCGACTCGGTGCCGATGATCACCGTCGACGCCCGCAACCGCGAGTCGACCAAGCAGGCGCTGATCAAGCTCGTCGAGCACGCCATGCGCCAGCGCATGGCCGCCGCGCGCACATAG
- a CDS encoding helicase-associated domain-containing protein, whose translation MPALADWLRERGDDDLVALLRMRPDLATPPPADSSVLATRAGVRSSVARACEDLDAFTLSTLEALVLLDADVEAASLGAASELLGSDVTPQRTRRALDDLRARALVWGDDDALSISPAVREALPTFPAGLGRPAENLTEAQAKAAIAELDEDERGLIGKLADGSPIGRTRDAAAQTPLERAVNPVQRLLAKGLLLRRDAETVELPRQLAFAVRGDHPMGRVEPEEPLLDLTDAGVSAVDSTAAGEVLELLRDIELLLDIWGQDPPDVLKSGGVGVRDLRRAGKAMEVDETRLGLIVELVVAAGLVANSEEAEPRWIPTYQSDSWLASMPETRWAALAQAWLDLPRLPGLIGARDEKDRLLGPLSEDLRRPLAPKDRRRILDVLDELPSGHGVRGAGDLAAVLAWRAPRKGGRLRDDLVRWTLAEAAVLGVTAMGALSTAGRVLLTDGGAEAARHVALPEALDHVLVQADLTVVAPGRLEPDLAAEMKLVADVESAGSATVYRVGESSVRRALDAGRTADDLHALFRNRSRTPIPQSLTYLVDDVARRHGQLRAGTASAFLRCDDPVLLAEVLANPGVHELELRKIAPTVLVSPLPLADVVDGLRGAGFSPAAEGPDGQVLDLRASGERVRGRNRPNPPAAMSVPSDAQLNELVCQVRAGDRAGAARRGSAVSPERGRPSAEATLQLLRDAARERRSVWLGFVDSHGVATQRIVRPVRVGGGVLQGLDQSGETTGNFPLHRITSVALVEE comes from the coding sequence ATGCCTGCACTCGCCGACTGGCTGCGCGAACGCGGCGACGACGACCTCGTCGCGCTGCTGCGCATGCGGCCCGACCTGGCCACGCCCCCGCCCGCGGACAGCAGCGTGCTGGCCACCCGCGCCGGGGTCCGGTCCTCGGTGGCCCGGGCCTGCGAGGACCTCGACGCGTTCACCCTCTCGACGCTGGAAGCGCTCGTCCTGCTCGACGCCGACGTGGAGGCGGCATCCCTGGGCGCCGCCTCCGAACTGCTCGGCAGCGACGTGACCCCGCAGCGCACCCGCCGCGCGCTCGACGACCTCCGCGCCCGCGCTCTGGTCTGGGGCGACGACGACGCGCTGTCGATCTCCCCCGCGGTGCGCGAGGCGCTGCCGACGTTCCCCGCCGGGCTCGGCCGTCCCGCCGAGAACCTCACCGAGGCGCAGGCCAAGGCCGCGATCGCCGAGCTCGACGAGGACGAGCGCGGGCTGATCGGCAAGCTCGCCGACGGCTCCCCCATCGGCCGCACCCGGGACGCCGCCGCGCAGACACCGCTGGAACGGGCGGTCAATCCGGTGCAGCGGCTGCTGGCCAAGGGCCTGCTGCTGCGCCGCGACGCCGAGACCGTCGAGCTGCCGCGCCAGCTCGCGTTCGCCGTGCGCGGCGACCACCCGATGGGCCGGGTGGAACCGGAGGAACCGCTGCTGGACCTGACCGACGCCGGGGTCTCCGCGGTGGACTCCACGGCGGCGGGCGAGGTGCTGGAACTGCTGCGCGACATCGAGCTGCTCCTCGACATCTGGGGCCAGGACCCGCCCGACGTGCTGAAGTCAGGTGGTGTCGGGGTCCGCGACCTGCGTCGCGCGGGCAAGGCGATGGAGGTCGACGAGACCCGGCTCGGGCTGATCGTCGAGCTCGTCGTCGCGGCCGGGCTGGTCGCCAACAGCGAGGAGGCCGAGCCGCGCTGGATCCCGACCTACCAGTCCGACAGCTGGCTCGCCTCGATGCCCGAGACGCGCTGGGCGGCGCTCGCCCAGGCCTGGCTCGACCTGCCACGGCTACCCGGCCTGATCGGTGCCCGCGACGAGAAGGACCGGCTGCTCGGTCCGCTGTCGGAGGACCTGCGCAGGCCGCTGGCCCCGAAGGACCGGCGCCGCATCCTCGACGTCCTCGACGAGCTGCCGTCCGGACACGGTGTGCGCGGCGCCGGCGACCTCGCCGCGGTTCTCGCGTGGCGCGCGCCGCGCAAGGGCGGACGGCTGCGCGACGACCTGGTGCGCTGGACGCTGGCGGAGGCGGCGGTGCTCGGCGTCACCGCCATGGGCGCGCTCTCCACCGCGGGCCGGGTCCTGCTGACCGACGGCGGCGCGGAGGCCGCCAGGCACGTGGCGCTGCCGGAGGCGCTCGACCACGTCCTGGTCCAGGCCGACCTGACCGTGGTCGCTCCCGGAAGGCTCGAACCGGACCTGGCCGCCGAGATGAAGCTGGTCGCCGACGTCGAGTCGGCGGGCAGCGCCACCGTCTACCGGGTGGGCGAGAGCAGCGTCCGGCGTGCCCTGGACGCCGGCCGGACGGCCGACGACCTCCACGCGCTCTTCCGGAACCGCTCGCGCACGCCGATTCCGCAGTCGCTCACGTACCTGGTCGACGACGTCGCGCGCCGGCACGGACAGCTGCGCGCCGGAACCGCGTCGGCCTTCCTGCGCTGCGACGACCCGGTGCTGCTGGCGGAGGTCCTGGCGAACCCGGGCGTGCATGAGCTGGAGCTGCGCAAGATCGCCCCGACCGTGCTGGTCAGCCCGCTGCCGCTGGCCGACGTCGTCGACGGGCTGCGCGGCGCGGGGTTCTCCCCGGCGGCCGAAGGGCCGGACGGGCAGGTCCTCGACCTGCGGGCGAGCGGAGAACGCGTGCGCGGGCGCAACCGCCCGAACCCGCCCGCGGCGATGTCGGTGCCCAGCGACGCGCAGCTGAACGAGCTGGTCTGCCAGGTGCGGGCGGGCGACCGCGCGGGGGCGGCGCGGCGCGGCAGCGCCGTGAGCCCCGAGCGCGGGAGGCCCAGCGCCGAGGCGACGCTGCAGCTGCTGCGCGACGCGGCGCGGGAGCGCCGCAGCGTGTGGCTCGGCTTCGTCGACTCGCACGGCGTGGCGACGCAGCGGATCGTGCGGCCGGTGCGGGTCGGCGGCGGCGTGCTCCAGGGCCTGGACCAGAGCGGCGAAACGACGGGCAACTTCCCCCTGCACCGCATCACGTCGGTGGCCCTGGTCGAGGAGTGA
- a CDS encoding NAD-dependent malic enzyme, translating to MPVPGPGYSITVRVEAPPSASAAGDLTGSVGRAGGVITAFDVVESHADRIVVDITCNALSADHASDITDGLRELPGVTVRKVSDRTFLVHLGGKIEVNSRVALTNRDDLSRAYTPGVARVCTAIAENPEDARRLTIKRNSVAVVTDGSAVLGLGNIGPEAALPVMEGKAALFKKFAGVNAWPVCLDTQDTEEIIRAVELIAPVYGGINLEDIAAPRCFEIERRLREKLDIPVFHDDQHGTAIVVVGALRNALRVVGKDITDCRIVVCGVGAAGSAIIRLLQRKDPRDIVAVDIDGIVHSGRGDTDPNLQSIAAGTNAEGRTGSLSDAVAGADVFIGVSAPNLLSADDVATMNSDAIVFALANPDPEIDPLEAQRHAKVVATGRSDYPNQINNVLAFPGVFRGLLDAHAHEITDDMMIAAANAVADVVDGERLNASFIVPSVFDSAVAPAVADAVRKAATAGRTARPAPVGGSALPWSMAEDLEY from the coding sequence ATGCCGGTTCCAGGTCCGGGTTATTCGATCACCGTCCGCGTCGAGGCTCCGCCGTCCGCGAGCGCCGCCGGTGACCTGACCGGTTCAGTCGGCCGCGCGGGCGGTGTCATCACCGCCTTCGACGTCGTCGAGTCCCACGCCGACCGGATCGTCGTCGACATCACGTGCAACGCGTTGTCGGCCGACCACGCCAGCGACATCACCGACGGCCTGCGGGAGCTGCCCGGCGTCACGGTCCGCAAGGTCTCCGACCGGACGTTCCTGGTGCACCTCGGCGGCAAGATCGAGGTCAACTCCCGCGTCGCGCTGACCAACCGCGACGACCTCTCCCGCGCCTACACGCCCGGCGTCGCCCGCGTGTGCACGGCGATCGCCGAGAACCCCGAGGACGCCCGCCGCCTGACGATCAAACGCAACTCGGTCGCGGTCGTCACCGACGGCTCGGCCGTGCTCGGCCTCGGCAACATCGGCCCGGAGGCCGCGCTGCCGGTGATGGAGGGCAAGGCGGCGCTGTTCAAGAAGTTCGCCGGGGTCAACGCCTGGCCGGTGTGCCTGGACACCCAGGACACCGAGGAGATCATCCGCGCGGTCGAGCTCATCGCCCCCGTCTACGGCGGCATCAACCTCGAGGACATCGCCGCGCCGCGCTGCTTCGAGATCGAGCGCAGGCTGCGCGAGAAGCTCGACATCCCGGTGTTCCACGACGACCAGCACGGCACCGCGATCGTCGTGGTCGGCGCGCTGCGCAACGCGCTGCGCGTGGTGGGCAAGGACATCACCGACTGCCGGATCGTGGTCTGCGGTGTCGGCGCCGCGGGCTCGGCGATCATCCGGCTGCTCCAGCGCAAGGACCCGCGCGACATCGTCGCCGTCGACATCGACGGCATCGTGCACTCCGGGCGCGGCGACACCGACCCGAACCTCCAGTCGATCGCGGCGGGCACCAACGCCGAAGGCCGCACCGGCTCCCTCTCCGACGCCGTCGCCGGGGCAGACGTGTTCATCGGCGTCTCGGCCCCGAACCTGCTCAGCGCGGACGACGTGGCGACCATGAACTCCGACGCGATCGTCTTCGCGCTGGCCAACCCGGACCCGGAGATCGACCCGCTGGAGGCGCAGCGCCACGCCAAGGTGGTGGCCACCGGCCGCAGCGACTACCCGAACCAGATCAACAACGTGCTGGCCTTCCCCGGCGTGTTCCGCGGTCTGCTCGACGCTCACGCCCACGAGATCACCGACGACATGATGATCGCCGCGGCCAACGCGGTCGCCGACGTCGTCGACGGCGAGCGGCTCAACGCCTCGTTCATCGTCCCCAGCGTGTTCGACTCGGCGGTCGCCCCGGCGGTGGCCGACGCCGTGCGCAAGGCGGCGACGGCGGGCCGGACGGCCCGGCCCGCGCCGGTCGGCGGTTCGGCGCTGCCGTGGTCCATGGCCGAGGACCTGGAGTACTGA
- the moaC gene encoding cyclic pyranopterin monophosphate synthase MoaC, which produces MAQSDLTHVDEAGAARMVDVSGKQVTARTAVASGVLRTTAEVIGLLRRDGLPKGDALATGRLAGIMAAKRTPDLVPLCHPIALSGVKVDLEVGDAEVRITATVRTTDRTGVEMEALTAVTGAGLALHDMIKAVDPAAVLDAVRVERKEGGKTGTWVREG; this is translated from the coding sequence ATGGCGCAGAGCGATCTCACGCACGTCGACGAGGCGGGCGCGGCCCGCATGGTCGACGTGTCCGGCAAGCAGGTGACCGCCCGGACGGCGGTGGCGAGCGGAGTGCTGCGGACCACCGCCGAGGTCATCGGCCTGCTGCGGCGCGACGGACTGCCCAAGGGCGACGCGCTGGCGACCGGCAGGCTCGCCGGCATCATGGCCGCCAAGCGCACCCCCGACCTGGTCCCGCTGTGCCATCCGATCGCGCTGTCGGGCGTCAAGGTCGACCTGGAGGTCGGTGACGCGGAGGTGCGGATCACCGCGACCGTGCGCACCACCGACCGCACCGGCGTCGAGATGGAGGCGCTCACCGCCGTGACCGGCGCCGGCCTCGCGCTGCACGACATGATCAAGGCCGTGGACCCCGCCGCCGTGCTCGACGCCGTGCGCGTCGAGCGCAAGGAGGGCGGCAAGACCGGCACCTGGGTACGCGAAGGCTGA
- a CDS encoding molybdenum cofactor biosynthesis protein MoaE, with amino-acid sequence MTRTARVVAASNRAAAGVYEDRTGPVIVEWLRARGYESPDPVVVPDGEPVGAELRRAVTDGVDVVITTGGTGISPTDRTPEVTAEVLDYPIPGLAEALRSAGLPQVPTAVLSRGLAGVGGRTLIVNLPGSRGGVSDGLGVLEGVLDHAVDQIHGGDHKPHGGAGASHGTVASHGVGGPHGGAVAAEGSSGGAVAAGHDLGHAAPARTQASVLRADVVDEAIDVDELARLVEHRAAGAVVTFGGVVRDHDGGRGVRELEYTGHPSAGDVVAEVAREIAARFEGVRSIAVAHRIGLLAIGDVALGCAVAAEHRKQAFDACSELVDEVKRRLPIWKRQVFDDGSEEWVNCP; translated from the coding sequence ATGACGCGCACAGCTCGCGTGGTCGCGGCGTCGAACCGGGCCGCCGCCGGTGTCTACGAGGACCGGACCGGGCCCGTGATCGTGGAATGGCTGCGGGCGCGCGGCTACGAGTCACCCGACCCCGTGGTCGTCCCGGACGGCGAGCCGGTGGGCGCGGAGCTGCGCCGCGCGGTCACCGACGGCGTGGACGTCGTCATCACCACCGGCGGCACCGGCATCAGCCCGACCGACCGGACGCCGGAGGTCACCGCCGAGGTGCTCGACTACCCCATCCCGGGCCTGGCCGAGGCGCTGCGCTCGGCGGGGCTGCCGCAGGTGCCCACGGCGGTGCTGTCGCGGGGTCTCGCCGGGGTCGGCGGTCGCACGCTGATCGTGAACCTGCCCGGCTCGCGCGGCGGCGTCAGCGACGGGCTCGGTGTCCTGGAGGGCGTGCTCGACCACGCGGTGGACCAGATCCACGGCGGCGACCACAAGCCCCACGGCGGGGCAGGCGCCTCCCACGGCACCGTCGCTTCGCACGGCGTCGGTGGGCCGCACGGCGGCGCTGTCGCGGCTGAGGGCTCCTCCGGCGGCGCGGTCGCCGCCGGCCACGACCTCGGGCACGCGGCGCCCGCTCGCACCCAGGCGTCCGTCCTCCGCGCGGACGTCGTCGACGAGGCGATCGACGTCGACGAGCTCGCGCGGCTCGTCGAGCACCGCGCGGCGGGCGCCGTCGTGACCTTCGGTGGCGTGGTCCGCGACCACGACGGAGGCCGCGGTGTCCGGGAGCTGGAGTACACCGGCCACCCCAGCGCGGGCGACGTGGTCGCCGAGGTCGCGCGCGAGATCGCCGCCCGCTTCGAGGGCGTGCGCAGCATCGCCGTCGCCCACCGCATCGGCCTGCTCGCCATCGGCGACGTGGCCCTCGGCTGCGCGGTCGCCGCCGAACACCGCAAGCAGGCCTTCGACGCCTGCTCGGAACTCGTCGACGAGGTCAAGCGCCGCCTCCCGATCTGGAAGCGCCAGGTCTTCGACGACGGCTCCGAGGAATGGGTCAACTGCCCCTGA
- a CDS encoding transglycosylase family protein: MARYHGKHRKPSNAARAAARVAVAGAVIATPLAIAAPANAANWDALAQCESSGNWSANTGNGFSGGLQFTPSTWAAYGGTQYASNAKDATREEQIAVAEKVLASQGKNAWPGCSAKLNWTSGSTKTTKKVTKTETKTQPRTQTKTTSPVQTGGGDYTVQLGDTLGKIGEKFGVDYKKIAERNSDIIKDPNLIFPGQKLDIK; the protein is encoded by the coding sequence ATGGCTCGTTACCACGGCAAGCACCGCAAACCCTCCAATGCCGCTCGTGCCGCGGCTCGCGTCGCCGTCGCCGGTGCCGTGATCGCCACCCCGCTCGCGATCGCAGCACCCGCCAACGCCGCCAACTGGGACGCCCTCGCGCAGTGCGAGAGCAGCGGCAACTGGAGCGCCAACACCGGCAACGGCTTCTCCGGCGGTCTCCAGTTCACCCCCTCGACCTGGGCTGCCTACGGCGGTACCCAGTACGCGAGCAACGCCAAGGACGCCACCCGCGAGGAGCAGATCGCCGTCGCGGAGAAGGTCCTCGCGTCGCAGGGCAAGAACGCGTGGCCGGGTTGCAGCGCCAAGCTGAACTGGACCAGCGGTAGCACCAAGACCACCAAGAAGGTCACCAAGACCGAGACCAAGACCCAGCCCCGCACCCAGACCAAGACGACCAGCCCGGTGCAGACCGGTGGCGGCGACTACACGGTGCAGCTCGGCGACACGCTCGGCAAGATCGGTGAGAAGTTCGGCGTCGACTACAAGAAGATCGCTGAGCGCAACAGCGACATCATCAAGGACCCGAACCTGATCTTCCCGGGCCAGAAGCTCGACATCAAGTGA
- a CDS encoding MoaD/ThiS family protein produces the protein MTAVSEHLAVKVRYFAGARAAAGVAEEVVRLARPTDGRPLRASDLIEAVLSSRGERLAEVVPACSFLLDGVAVRDRAVEISDGAEFDILPPFAGG, from the coding sequence ATGACGGCGGTGTCGGAGCACCTGGCGGTCAAGGTGCGCTACTTCGCCGGGGCGCGCGCCGCCGCCGGCGTCGCGGAGGAGGTCGTGCGCCTCGCCAGGCCCACCGACGGGCGGCCGCTGCGCGCGTCGGACCTCATCGAGGCGGTCCTCAGCAGCCGCGGCGAGCGACTCGCCGAGGTCGTGCCCGCCTGCAGCTTCCTCCTGGACGGCGTAGCCGTCCGGGACCGCGCCGTCGAGATCTCCGACGGCGCGGAGTTCGACATCCTGCCGCCTTTCGCCGGCGGCTGA
- the moaA gene encoding GTP 3',8-cyclase MoaA, translating into MTAVDLGIPVVRPTTDMSTRPDTPQLVDRFGRIATDLRVSLIDKCNLRCTYCMPAEGLPWLKRSELLDTGEMIRLIRIAVEELGVTNVRFTGGEPLLRQDLVDIISATAELPSSPKTSLTTNGINLGRYADALKRGGLNRVNVSLDTLDRDTFRELTRRDRFSDVLEGLEAAKAAGLEPVKVNAVLMRGLNEHEACDLLRYCVEHDYQLRFIEQMPLDPQHGWDRTQMITAEEILEMLGTEFDLTPHAAERGSAPAERWLVDGGPATVGVIGSVTRPFCSTCDRTRLTADGQLRSCLFSATETDLRGPMRAGAGDEEIMRLWQETMWAKKAGHGMDTEGFAQPSRPMSAIGG; encoded by the coding sequence GTGACCGCGGTGGACCTGGGAATCCCGGTCGTGCGCCCCACGACCGACATGTCGACGCGACCCGACACCCCGCAACTGGTGGACCGCTTCGGCCGCATCGCCACGGACCTGCGGGTGTCGCTGATCGACAAGTGCAACCTTCGCTGCACCTACTGCATGCCCGCCGAAGGGCTGCCGTGGCTCAAGCGTTCCGAACTGCTCGACACCGGCGAGATGATCCGGCTGATCCGGATCGCGGTGGAGGAGCTCGGCGTGACCAACGTCCGCTTCACCGGCGGAGAACCGCTGCTGCGGCAGGACCTCGTCGACATCATCAGCGCGACCGCCGAGCTGCCCTCCAGCCCGAAGACGTCGTTGACCACCAACGGCATCAACCTCGGCCGCTACGCCGACGCGCTCAAGCGCGGTGGCCTGAACCGGGTCAACGTCTCGCTCGACACGCTGGACCGCGACACGTTCCGCGAGCTGACCCGCCGCGACCGGTTCTCCGACGTCCTCGAAGGACTGGAGGCGGCCAAGGCCGCCGGGCTGGAGCCGGTGAAGGTCAACGCGGTGCTGATGCGCGGGCTCAACGAGCACGAGGCGTGCGACCTGCTGCGCTACTGCGTCGAGCACGACTACCAACTGCGGTTCATCGAGCAGATGCCGCTGGACCCGCAGCACGGCTGGGACCGCACGCAGATGATCACCGCCGAGGAGATCCTGGAGATGCTCGGCACGGAGTTCGACCTGACCCCGCACGCCGCCGAACGCGGCTCGGCACCGGCCGAGCGCTGGCTGGTCGACGGCGGCCCCGCGACGGTGGGCGTCATCGGCTCGGTGACCCGGCCGTTCTGCTCGACCTGCGACCGGACGCGGCTGACCGCCGACGGGCAGCTGCGGTCGTGCCTGTTCTCGGCCACCGAGACCGACCTGCGCGGGCCGATGCGGGCGGGAGCGGGCGACGAGGAGATCATGAGGCTGTGGCAGGAGACGATGTGGGCGAAGAAGGCCGGGCACGGCATGGACACCGAGGGCTTCGCCCAGCCGTCGCGACCGATGAGCGCGATCGGGGGCTGA
- a CDS encoding TOBE domain-containing protein, whose product MPHYRISEVAGLLGVSDDTVRRWVDGGALPTGRDASGRIVVDGAALARFARDQAKSTPDPSGVGRSARNRLVGLVTEVVSDRVMSQVEMQCGPHRVVSLMSTEAVRELGLEPGVLAVAVVKSTTVVVETPGE is encoded by the coding sequence GTGCCGCACTATCGGATTTCTGAGGTCGCCGGCCTGCTGGGTGTCAGCGACGACACTGTGCGCCGCTGGGTCGACGGCGGTGCCCTTCCCACTGGTCGGGACGCAAGCGGGCGCATCGTCGTGGACGGCGCCGCGCTCGCCCGCTTCGCGCGGGACCAGGCCAAGTCCACCCCGGACCCGTCCGGGGTCGGGCGCTCGGCGCGCAACCGGCTCGTCGGGCTGGTGACCGAGGTGGTCTCGGACCGCGTCATGTCCCAGGTGGAGATGCAGTGCGGGCCGCACCGCGTGGTGTCGCTGATGAGCACCGAGGCGGTGCGGGAGCTGGGGCTGGAGCCGGGAGTGCTGGCGGTGGCGGTGGTCAAGTCGACGACCGTCGTAGTGGAGACACCAGGAGAGTGA
- the modA gene encoding molybdate ABC transporter substrate-binding protein has translation MSRIRPAVAGLVAVLLLGGCGQAAPQQQQQQERTLTVLAAASLTESFDEIGRRFSAEHPGVRVQFDYQGSSTLAEQVNQGRGADVFASADTRNMDKAAANLAAPAETFATNRLAIAVPKGNPARVASLADLAAPGRVVVVCAPQVPCGSATEKVEQAAGVRLQPSSEEDDVKAVLQKVSAGEADAGLVYVTDARSAAGEVDSVEFPESGKAVNTYPIAALKNAPQAELAKQFLAYVRGPAGREVLTAHGFATP, from the coding sequence ATGTCGCGGATCAGGCCGGCGGTGGCGGGGCTGGTGGCGGTCCTGCTGCTCGGCGGCTGCGGGCAGGCGGCCCCGCAGCAGCAACAGCAGCAGGAGCGGACGTTGACGGTGCTGGCCGCGGCATCGCTGACCGAGTCGTTCGACGAGATCGGCAGGCGCTTCAGCGCCGAGCACCCGGGCGTGCGGGTCCAGTTCGACTACCAGGGCTCGTCGACGCTGGCCGAGCAGGTCAACCAGGGGCGCGGCGCCGACGTGTTCGCCTCCGCCGACACCAGGAACATGGACAAGGCCGCCGCGAACCTCGCGGCCCCGGCGGAGACGTTCGCGACCAACCGGCTGGCCATCGCCGTGCCGAAGGGCAACCCCGCCCGGGTCGCCTCGCTGGCCGACCTGGCGGCGCCCGGCCGGGTCGTCGTGGTGTGCGCGCCGCAGGTGCCGTGCGGTTCGGCGACGGAGAAGGTGGAACAGGCCGCGGGCGTGCGGTTGCAGCCCTCCAGCGAGGAGGACGACGTGAAGGCGGTGCTTCAGAAGGTCTCCGCTGGCGAGGCCGATGCCGGGCTCGTCTACGTCACCGACGCCCGGTCCGCGGCGGGCGAGGTCGACTCCGTGGAGTTCCCCGAGTCGGGCAAGGCGGTCAACACCTATCCGATCGCGGCGCTGAAGAACGCTCCGCAAGCCGAGCTGGCCAAGCAGTTCCTCGCGTACGTGCGCGGACCCGCCGGCCGCGAGGTGCTCACCGCGCACGGGTTCGCGACGCCGTGA
- a CDS encoding ABC transporter permease, with the protein MPGVLWVPALLGLALIVLPVAGLFLRVDPVRLPALLSSEAALSALELSVRTGLVSTALALVLGGPLAVVLARSGMRGLRVVRGLVLLPLVLPPVVGGLALLYLLGRTGLAGQALEVVGVRLPYTTAAVVLAQTFVAMPFLVVGLEGALRTAGARYEQIAATLGAGPWLAFRRVTVPLMLPALGSSLVLTFARALGEFGATITFAGSLQGTTRTLPLAIYTTAQSDVDAAVAMSLLLVAVALLVIVVARPKAVEGQS; encoded by the coding sequence GTGCCCGGTGTGCTGTGGGTGCCCGCGCTGCTCGGTCTGGCGCTGATCGTGCTGCCGGTGGCGGGGCTGTTCCTGCGGGTCGACCCGGTGCGGTTGCCTGCGCTGCTGAGCAGCGAAGCCGCGTTGAGCGCGCTGGAGCTGTCGGTGCGCACCGGACTGGTCTCGACCGCGCTGGCGCTGGTGCTCGGCGGTCCGCTGGCCGTGGTGCTGGCCAGGTCGGGGATGCGCGGACTGCGGGTCGTGCGCGGGCTCGTGCTGCTGCCGCTCGTGCTGCCGCCGGTGGTCGGCGGCCTGGCGCTGCTGTACCTGCTGGGCCGGACGGGCCTGGCGGGTCAGGCGCTGGAGGTCGTCGGCGTCCGGCTGCCCTACACGACGGCGGCGGTGGTGCTGGCCCAGACGTTCGTCGCGATGCCGTTCCTGGTGGTGGGGCTGGAGGGTGCGCTGCGCACGGCCGGCGCCCGCTACGAGCAGATCGCGGCGACCCTGGGCGCGGGGCCGTGGCTGGCGTTCCGGCGGGTGACGGTGCCGTTGATGCTGCCCGCGCTCGGGTCGAGCCTCGTGCTCACCTTCGCCAGGGCGCTCGGCGAGTTCGGTGCGACGATCACGTTCGCGGGCAGCCTCCAGGGCACCACCCGCACGCTGCCGCTGGCCATCTACACCACGGCGCAGTCCGATGTGGATGCCGCGGTGGCGATGTCGTTGCTGCTGGTGGCGGTCGCGCTGCTGGTCATCGTGGTCGCGCGGCCGAAGGCCGTGGAGGGGCAGTCGTGA